A portion of the Ignavibacteriales bacterium genome contains these proteins:
- a CDS encoding glycosyltransferase family 39 protein, which produces MDEFLRERRREHVFLAILCAVGAMRFINLGFLDLQAWDEALYAVRAEGILLFGGVLDQTPFSIGGLYSSLHPPLYVWLTSVSFLAFGVTEFAARFFSALLGGATLFVVYRIGKDLENSKLGFVAAMLFGLNPFVTFYARQGQFDTTLVFLLSLSVLFYLRMERFGRFRFAVYAGFAVGAALMTKLFVGFGIPLTFFLWKAFSERDGEKLSWKPFLFSLGVTLLVALPWHGYITAVRGFGNPLFLIDASAVFDRSLRGVEGNVKPLETLYFVNQLFVLFPLGILWFVFGLYRVFRDQDRRWMFPALWFVVFFVIFSIMRTKLSVYALPMLLPASLVAAREILRCSAGSYSRKLAAMLIGGTALTLLWGSNQEWRNLAKSIPGTIITGQMPEGSMLLQFLPFIVLGCCILFLSFSLYRNNQISPLLSPLPTLLLLASFVMSFYNIVGYDRYQFNDGGRELARFVAERHPSLLVVAGFDRNPQLTFYLDGADIGWRDDLEVRRITPPKLRSEFRSWLSEKAGVLPGDALVVVEKDKLIRYEWVAAEEVNPLDYSLVFESRRYAVFQRVVPNHLALNAGEPR; this is translated from the coding sequence ATGGATGAATTTCTCAGAGAAAGGCGGCGGGAACACGTATTTCTGGCAATCCTGTGTGCTGTCGGTGCGATGAGATTCATCAATCTGGGATTTCTCGATCTCCAGGCTTGGGATGAAGCGCTCTACGCCGTGCGCGCTGAGGGGATACTTCTTTTCGGCGGTGTTCTTGATCAGACTCCCTTCTCCATCGGCGGGCTCTATTCCTCCCTTCATCCACCATTGTATGTCTGGCTCACGAGTGTTTCGTTCCTCGCATTCGGAGTGACCGAGTTCGCTGCCCGCTTCTTTTCGGCGCTGCTCGGCGGAGCTACGCTGTTCGTGGTGTACCGAATTGGCAAAGATCTCGAGAATTCAAAACTCGGTTTTGTCGCCGCAATGCTCTTTGGTCTCAATCCCTTTGTCACGTTCTACGCTCGTCAGGGTCAATTTGACACAACACTCGTGTTCCTCCTATCTCTTTCTGTCCTCTTCTACCTCAGGATGGAACGGTTCGGACGATTCCGTTTTGCAGTCTATGCCGGATTCGCTGTCGGCGCAGCACTCATGACAAAGCTCTTCGTGGGCTTCGGCATCCCATTGACGTTCTTCCTTTGGAAGGCCTTTTCAGAACGAGATGGCGAGAAGCTCTCCTGGAAACCATTCCTGTTCTCACTGGGAGTTACACTTCTCGTGGCTCTCCCGTGGCACGGATATATCACGGCCGTTCGAGGGTTCGGAAATCCACTCTTCCTGATAGATGCGTCTGCAGTTTTTGATCGATCTCTTCGCGGCGTCGAGGGAAACGTGAAGCCATTGGAGACGCTGTATTTTGTGAATCAGCTCTTTGTGTTGTTTCCGCTGGGAATACTCTGGTTTGTTTTCGGTCTGTATCGAGTCTTTAGAGATCAAGACCGTCGATGGATGTTTCCGGCACTTTGGTTCGTTGTCTTCTTCGTAATCTTCTCGATCATGAGAACGAAGCTTTCGGTCTATGCATTACCAATGCTCCTCCCCGCCTCACTCGTTGCAGCGCGGGAAATCCTGAGATGTTCTGCCGGATCGTATTCGAGAAAACTGGCAGCAATGTTGATCGGTGGCACGGCACTGACGCTCCTCTGGGGTTCTAATCAGGAATGGCGAAATCTCGCCAAGTCAATCCCCGGCACCATCATCACAGGCCAGATGCCGGAAGGATCGATGCTTCTCCAGTTTCTCCCATTCATTGTGCTTGGCTGCTGTATTCTTTTCCTCTCGTTTTCACTCTACAGGAACAATCAGATATCGCCTCTTCTCTCGCCTCTGCCAACACTGCTGCTTCTGGCGTCATTCGTGATGAGCTTCTACAATATCGTGGGATACGACCGGTATCAGTTCAATGATGGCGGCCGTGAACTGGCAAGGTTCGTCGCGGAAAGGCACCCTTCTCTCCTTGTCGTTGCAGGCTTTGACCGAAATCCGCAACTTACGTTTTACCTGGATGGGGCTGATATCGGATGGCGGGATGACCTTGAAGTACGACGGATCACTCCACCGAAACTACGATCGGAGTTCCGTTCGTGGCTCTCAGAAAAGGCAGGAGTTCTGCCCGGTGATGCGCTGGTCGTTGTGGAGAAGGATAAGCTTATACGTTATGAATGGGTTGCCGCAGAAGAAGTCAATCCGCTGGACTATTCGCTGGTTTTCGAAAGTCGGCGTTACGCGGTATTCCAGCGAGTTGTGCCCAACCACCTGGCTCTCAATGCCGGAGAGCCTCGTTGA
- a CDS encoding glycosyltransferase: protein MKVLHVAPINVAGVPYSMMDMQRRFGADARLVTLHKNVLTFPEDIALNLPLPRNAIAAWWRTAKRDNAGSDTVHGVAPTSSMRVHAPRNILESAYFMIDDLRRRTRVEEAIERFKLDEYEIIHYDGGLDFFRDSRIAKMWKRQGKKIVCHYMGSDLRIRGVVPAIDMMSDLNLTNESDHLLLHPNIQYLYIPFDVSPFEMRRSENDRLRIVHSPTNRSMKGTKLILPVIEAVKRVRDVEFVLIEHAPHDEVLRIKATCDLAIEQVGNLGGTGYGRNSLETLALGIPTVTEMTPDYEAWLPENPFVLATAKTLYGKLLELIDSATQRSEKREQGRRWVEKHHSYEAVHARLMELYRAHSIV from the coding sequence ATGAAGGTTCTCCACGTCGCTCCCATCAATGTTGCCGGCGTGCCGTATAGCATGATGGATATGCAGCGCCGATTCGGCGCTGATGCCAGGCTCGTGACCCTTCACAAGAACGTCCTTACCTTCCCCGAGGATATTGCACTCAATCTTCCTCTCCCGCGCAACGCAATCGCTGCATGGTGGCGAACCGCGAAGAGGGATAACGCTGGCTCTGACACGGTTCACGGCGTTGCGCCGACGTCTTCCATGCGCGTCCATGCTCCGAGGAATATTCTTGAATCTGCCTACTTCATGATCGACGACCTCCGGCGGCGCACGAGAGTCGAAGAAGCGATCGAGCGGTTCAAACTCGACGAGTACGAAATCATTCATTACGACGGTGGACTCGACTTCTTCCGCGACAGCAGGATCGCAAAGATGTGGAAGCGGCAGGGAAAGAAAATCGTCTGTCATTACATGGGAAGCGACCTTCGAATCCGGGGCGTGGTTCCTGCGATCGATATGATGAGCGATCTCAATTTGACAAATGAGAGCGATCACCTTCTCCTTCATCCAAACATCCAATACCTCTATATCCCTTTCGACGTTTCGCCGTTTGAGATGCGAAGAAGCGAAAACGATCGCCTGCGTATTGTCCATTCTCCTACGAACAGATCCATGAAGGGGACAAAGCTTATACTTCCCGTCATTGAGGCCGTGAAAAGAGTCAGAGACGTAGAATTCGTCCTGATCGAACATGCGCCGCACGACGAGGTGCTCCGAATCAAGGCAACATGTGATCTCGCCATCGAACAAGTGGGAAACCTCGGCGGGACGGGGTACGGGAGAAATTCACTCGAGACACTGGCCCTCGGGATCCCAACCGTCACCGAGATGACGCCTGACTATGAGGCCTGGCTCCCTGAGAACCCGTTCGTCCTCGCCACAGCCAAAACCCTCTATGGAAAGCTGCTCGAACTTATCGACAGCGCGACTCAACGGTCCGAAAAGAGAGAACAGGGCAGGCGATGGGTTGAAAAACACCATTCATACGAAGCAGTTCACGCGAGACTAATGGAGCTGTACCGTGCGCATTCTATTGTCTGA
- a CDS encoding GNAT family N-acetyltransferase: MAIQVVPYTEELRERWERFVLNSNNGTMFHLQQFFDYHPRGRFKWHHLLFMDKKEIVAVLPGALMGSTFESPIGASYGSIVTNVITFATALELVDAFSDYCREQSLERALLTPPPFIYQKVISQNLDYALAYRGFSYDKHYISHSIPLDPKEEILTSFQSTARRYVHKYLREKTLTVEINDDYEAFYPILVKNKERHGVKPTHTLDELLRLKKLMPDNLELFLVYKGNKPIAGSLMFACNQQVALCFYNMLLYEYEEYNPIHIVMYEVSKWATDRGFKWIDIGVSQDTKAENPMTPSMNLIRFKEKFNSHGILRSTFYKRFI; encoded by the coding sequence ATGGCCATTCAAGTTGTTCCTTACACCGAAGAACTGCGTGAACGATGGGAAAGATTTGTACTGAATTCGAACAACGGAACGATGTTCCATCTTCAGCAGTTCTTTGACTACCATCCTCGAGGTCGGTTCAAGTGGCACCATCTTCTCTTCATGGACAAGAAAGAGATCGTCGCTGTGCTTCCCGGTGCTCTGATGGGGAGCACATTCGAATCCCCGATCGGCGCTTCGTACGGTTCGATTGTGACTAACGTGATAACATTCGCAACAGCTCTTGAACTGGTCGATGCTTTTTCGGACTATTGCCGGGAGCAATCTCTCGAACGAGCACTGCTGACTCCTCCCCCTTTCATCTATCAGAAGGTGATATCACAGAACCTCGATTACGCTCTGGCATACAGGGGATTTTCTTACGACAAGCATTACATCTCACATTCCATTCCTTTGGACCCAAAGGAAGAGATTCTGACAAGCTTTCAGAGCACTGCGCGCCGCTATGTCCACAAGTATCTTCGGGAAAAGACACTGACAGTCGAAATCAACGACGACTATGAAGCGTTTTATCCGATACTTGTAAAGAACAAGGAACGGCACGGAGTGAAGCCGACACATACACTGGACGAGCTCCTACGCCTCAAGAAATTGATGCCCGACAATCTCGAGCTGTTTCTCGTGTACAAGGGAAACAAGCCAATCGCCGGGTCTCTGATGTTTGCCTGTAATCAACAAGTTGCCCTCTGCTTCTACAATATGCTCCTCTACGAGTACGAAGAATACAACCCGATCCACATCGTGATGTACGAGGTCTCAAAATGGGCAACCGACCGGGGCTTCAAGTGGATTGATATCGGAGTGTCCCAGGATACAAAAGCGGAAAATCCGATGACTCCCTCTATGAACCTTATCCGTTTCAAGGAGAAGTTCAACTCTCACGGGATTCTTCGCAGCACATTCTACAAACGATTCATCTGA